One segment of Eschrichtius robustus isolate mEscRob2 chromosome 3, mEscRob2.pri, whole genome shotgun sequence DNA contains the following:
- the TSHB gene encoding thyrotropin subunit beta, whose protein sequence is MTAIFLMSMLFGLACGQAMAFCIPTEYMMHVERKECAYCLTINTTICAGYCMTRDFNGKLFLPKYALSQDVCTYRDFMYKTVEIPGCPRHVTPYFSYPVAISCKCGKCNTDYSDCIHEAIKTNYCTKPQKSYVVGFSI, encoded by the exons ATGACTGCTATCTTCCTGATGTCCATGCTTTTTGGCCTTGCATGTGGGCAAGCAATGGCTTTTTGTATTCCAACTGAGTATATGATGCATGTCGAAAGGAAAGAGTGTGCTTACTGCCTAACCATCAACACCACCATCTGTGCTGGATATTGTATGACACGG GACTTCAATGGCAAGCTGTTTCTTCCCAAATATGCTCTGTCCCAGGATGTTTGTACATATAGAGACTTCATGTACAAGACTGTAGAAATACCAGGATGCCCACGCCATGTTACTCCTTATTTCTCCTACCCTGTAGCTATAAGCTGTAAGTGTGGCAAGTGTAATACTGACTATAGTGATTGTATACATGAGGCCATCAAAACAAACTACTGTACCAAACCTCAGAAGTCCTATGTGGTGGGATTTTCTATCTAA